The proteins below are encoded in one region of bacterium:
- a CDS encoding polysaccharide biosynthesis tyrosine autokinase, which yields MEDFFEEQQAEQGGVDLKRYISALVKGWWFIGLVTILVSVPWLIYVKKQPPLYETTALITFDNVKNISSTKIDNRILRLKSRRFAEEVTADLGLTLKMEKSDHLAPLKRHEVFSHFSTTRRPVPGDYKLIFYPSGYCSFYYNGVRLDSLHASSFIQDTVFYNGLRFSLKEDIVGRRSVIHFYINPFQSTVNNLRSREKIINSRSGNVMKIILRDTNPVLVSQTVNRLANIFVEKSMAMNREESTLISSHLKKELKVAKAELNKSDYTLKRFRIQHPISLTKQNENTVSTLNDLAVKIKQNNLAKRELEMLLQKLDPNVTDITTGVSARYVYRQIPQLPVFQNDPAMSMINQQLLDSDRARGELIKNGAPVQNPYVIEISGRISNLENRIYELAEKKVKDLDRQNKEMNANIQKLKSLLESLPAEEIELIKLTRERNTNEELYNMVYKRYKEAQISAVSVSEQVSVLDPAVPPTAPITGSKKLKAIIGVLLGFFLGIGIVLTKEILDKSIKYPEDVKRYLNLSILGVIPTVKFKDFQLPDDEKAKSISSQIVTHDYSPTPVGEAYRSLRTSLFYSKKFGRIKSLVIGSAAPGEGKSFTAANLAITTAQQKSKTLLIDADLRRGVLHNTFDCSKKPGLTNYLTGIATLSNVMHETYIPNLSLITCGTLIPNPSELLGSQQMKDFIEEVSKDFDFIIFDTPPLMAATDAVIIGTLVDGVAVLIRSGMTNKENIKRKLELFETVETTIVGAILNCAGVDVAHEGYSYYRY from the coding sequence ATGGAAGATTTTTTTGAAGAACAGCAGGCTGAGCAGGGTGGTGTAGATCTAAAAAGATATATTTCGGCTCTTGTAAAGGGATGGTGGTTTATAGGCCTTGTTACAATATTGGTATCCGTGCCATGGCTTATCTATGTAAAAAAGCAGCCGCCTCTTTATGAAACTACAGCTTTGATAACTTTTGATAATGTAAAAAATATTTCTTCTACTAAAATAGACAATAGAATTTTAAGACTTAAAAGCAGGAGGTTTGCAGAGGAAGTAACAGCGGATTTAGGGCTTACTTTAAAGATGGAAAAATCAGACCATCTGGCACCTTTAAAACGGCATGAAGTCTTTTCCCATTTTTCAACAACAAGGAGGCCTGTCCCCGGAGATTATAAATTAATTTTTTATCCTTCCGGATATTGTTCTTTCTATTACAATGGAGTTCGGCTTGACAGCCTGCATGCCTCATCTTTTATTCAGGATACGGTATTTTATAACGGGTTAAGATTTTCACTGAAAGAGGATATAGTGGGCAGGAGGTCAGTTATTCATTTTTATATAAATCCGTTTCAGTCCACAGTTAATAATTTAAGATCAAGAGAAAAGATAATAAACAGCAGGTCAGGCAATGTAATGAAAATTATATTACGTGATACTAATCCTGTACTTGTAAGCCAGACTGTTAACAGGCTGGCAAATATTTTTGTTGAAAAAAGTATGGCAATGAACAGGGAGGAGTCAACACTTATCAGCAGCCACCTTAAAAAAGAGCTGAAGGTGGCTAAAGCAGAGTTAAACAAATCCGATTATACTTTAAAACGGTTTAGAATACAGCACCCGATAAGCCTTACAAAACAGAATGAAAATACTGTAAGCACACTTAACGATCTTGCTGTTAAAATAAAACAAAATAACCTGGCTAAAAGAGAGCTTGAGATGCTTTTGCAAAAGCTTGATCCGAATGTTACTGATATTACAACCGGTGTCTCAGCACGTTATGTTTACAGACAGATACCTCAGCTTCCGGTATTCCAGAATGATCCGGCAATGTCAATGATAAACCAGCAGCTTCTAGATTCTGACAGAGCGAGAGGTGAACTGATAAAAAACGGTGCTCCGGTACAGAATCCCTATGTTATTGAAATAAGCGGCCGTATATCAAATCTTGAGAACCGGATTTATGAACTTGCGGAAAAAAAGGTTAAAGATCTGGACCGGCAAAATAAGGAGATGAATGCAAATATTCAGAAGCTGAAGAGTCTGTTGGAATCACTTCCTGCTGAAGAGATAGAATTAATAAAACTTACACGGGAAAGAAATACAAATGAAGAACTTTACAATATGGTTTATAAAAGGTATAAAGAGGCTCAGATCTCTGCTGTAAGTGTTTCCGAACAGGTTTCTGTTCTTGACCCGGCTGTGCCTCCTACAGCCCCGATAACAGGAAGTAAAAAGCTTAAAGCAATAATCGGTGTTCTGCTCGGGTTCTTTCTTGGTATCGGAATAGTCTTGACAAAGGAGATTCTCGACAAAAGCATTAAATACCCTGAAGATGTAAAACGTTATCTGAATTTGTCTATATTGGGTGTTATACCTACAGTTAAATTTAAAGATTTTCAGCTGCCCGATGACGAAAAGGCAAAGAGTATCAGCTCCCAGATAGTTACGCATGATTATTCACCCACGCCGGTTGGGGAGGCATACAGGAGCCTTCGTACAAGTTTGTTTTATTCTAAAAAATTCGGTAGAATTAAGAGCCTCGTTATAGGCAGTGCAGCACCAGGGGAGGGTAAGTCTTTTACAGCGGCCAATCTTGCAATTACAACAGCACAACAGAAATCAAAAACACTTTTAATTGATGCTGATTTAAGGCGCGGCGTGCTTCATAACACTTTCGACTGTTCAAAAAAACCCGGATTGACAAACTATCTTACTGGGATTGCAACTCTGTCAAATGTTATGCATGAGACGTACATACCTAATCTTTCACTTATTACATGCGGAACGCTTATCCCTAATCCTTCGGAATTATTAGGATCCCAGCAGATGAAAGATTTTATCGAAGAGGTATCAAAAGATTTTGATTTTATCATTTTTGACACCCCCCCGCTGATGGCTGCTACAGACGCGGTTATAATCGGTACTCTTGTTGACGGAGTGGCCGTACTTATAAGGTCTGGAATGACGAATAAGGAAAATATAAAAAGAAAATTAGAGCTGTTCGAAACCGTAGAAACAACAATAGTGGGAGCAATATTAAATTGTGCAGGTGTTGATGTGGCTCATGAAGGATACAGTTATTACAGATATTAA
- a CDS encoding polysaccharide biosynthesis/export family protein: protein MNMKFKTCNSLVIKRVMLIIGVLLFINASALFAQAERSSQWRNSARSLTIFQPGDAVRIQIWELFQGQKQNRDISGDYTIKPDGNIIMPLIGQVRIKGLTVYELEQILIDKYSSQLNHPYVSIRPLIRLTLQGAFNRPGAYRVDPSSSLWDVVALAGGPTSNCNLEGLRAERGGKVVIKKLLESFEAGISLEEVGIESGDQIIAPRKNELSIAFLVGIINLAASVLLLYLRLKSRNY from the coding sequence ATGAATATGAAATTTAAGACATGTAACAGCCTTGTTATTAAAAGAGTTATGCTGATAATAGGTGTACTATTGTTTATAAATGCAAGTGCTCTGTTTGCACAGGCGGAGAGGAGTTCACAGTGGAGGAATTCTGCCCGATCATTGACAATTTTTCAGCCAGGCGATGCAGTCCGAATTCAAATATGGGAACTTTTCCAGGGGCAAAAACAGAACAGAGATATCAGCGGAGATTATACGATTAAACCAGACGGCAATATAATCATGCCACTTATCGGACAGGTAAGGATTAAGGGGCTTACTGTTTATGAACTTGAACAGATTCTGATTGATAAATACTCCTCTCAATTGAACCATCCTTATGTCAGTATCAGGCCGTTAATACGCCTTACTCTTCAGGGTGCTTTTAACAGGCCTGGAGCGTACAGAGTTGACCCTTCAAGTTCTTTGTGGGATGTTGTTGCTTTGGCAGGAGGCCCGACAAGCAACTGCAATCTTGAGGGTTTAAGAGCTGAGAGGGGGGGGAAGGTTGTTATTAAAAAACTTCTTGAAAGTTTTGAGGCAGGGATTTCTCTTGAAGAGGTTGGTATTGAATCCGGAGATCAGATTATTGCACCAAGGAAGAATGAGCTTAGTATAGCATTTTTAGTTGGTATTATAAATTTGGCAGCATCGGTACTGCTGTTGTATTTAAGGTTAAAATCCAGAAATTATTAA
- a CDS encoding STAS domain-containing protein → MMEAQGIEVSVSFVGSRLDIALMEIKGCVDTATCQELAGVFQSLYDKNRYLIVSDLSNVSYISSAGWGVFVGEIKNIRQNGGDLKVAQMMPEVFEVFEMLEFNKILNSYETVEEAVDEFDIIRGIDISEAGEPVIATEKDLLSRLQKRHSEDLDFAEQSSKQGAGFHDMNSDSPLEQKIKEIVVEQPLASIWHIRDTLRSGKYSNIRIGLFKLRSILKNLNLETKEKRYRFYRSR, encoded by the coding sequence ATGATGGAAGCTCAGGGTATTGAAGTTTCAGTCTCTTTTGTCGGCTCGCGTCTTGATATAGCATTAATGGAAATCAAAGGTTGTGTGGATACTGCAACATGTCAGGAACTTGCCGGAGTATTCCAGTCATTGTACGACAAGAATCGTTATCTTATTGTTTCTGATTTAAGCAATGTGTCATATATCAGCAGTGCAGGATGGGGTGTCTTTGTGGGAGAGATTAAAAATATCCGTCAAAATGGCGGAGATTTAAAAGTTGCACAAATGATGCCCGAGGTGTTTGAAGTTTTTGAAATGCTTGAATTTAACAAGATTCTCAATTCGTATGAGACAGTTGAAGAAGCGGTTGATGAGTTTGATATTATTCGCGGGATAGATATTTCAGAAGCAGGTGAACCTGTTATTGCAACTGAAAAGGATCTGTTGAGCAGACTTCAAAAGAGGCATTCGGAAGATTTGGATTTTGCGGAACAATCTTCAAAGCAGGGTGCTGGTTTTCATGATATGAATAGTGATTCTCCCCTGGAACAAAAAATAAAAGAGATTGTTGTTGAGCAGCCATTGGCAAGTATTTGGCATATCAGAGATACGCTCAGATCAGGGAAATACAGCAATATCAGGATTGGACTGTTTAAACTCCGTTCCATACTTAAAAATTTAAATCTGGAAACGAAGGAGAAACGTTACCGCTTCTATCGTTCAAGGTAG